A stretch of the Tannerella serpentiformis genome encodes the following:
- a CDS encoding cell division protein FtsL produces MNPEDKEIRKRTLLIMVIIVVVIALIGVSYVVFHQRKQMDDMTELFAIEKEQLTDEYAELSLQYEGYKFSVGNDSLVALLTTEQMKVQRLMEELRTVKATNTRRITELKRELETLRKIMRGYVVQIDSLNAENGRLRNENERVTEQYRQASSAAAQLTREKEHLTERVTLASRLEASAIAVRPITSRGKDAKKIDKIAQLAVSFHVAKNITAPTGEKTIYVRIMRPDDDILTKPGSGTFAFENRNIGYSMKRTVEYAGEDLPVVMYWDVEEYLSPGTYRVDIFADGHLIGRRSFTLQN; encoded by the coding sequence ATGAATCCGGAGGATAAAGAGATTAGGAAACGCACGCTACTCATTATGGTCATCATCGTCGTCGTCATCGCGCTGATCGGCGTCAGCTATGTCGTCTTTCATCAACGCAAACAGATGGACGACATGACCGAGCTTTTCGCCATCGAAAAGGAACAACTCACGGACGAATACGCCGAACTGTCTCTGCAATACGAAGGGTATAAGTTCAGCGTCGGCAACGATTCGCTCGTGGCCCTGCTGACTACGGAGCAGATGAAGGTGCAACGCCTCATGGAGGAGCTTCGCACGGTCAAGGCCACTAACACGCGCCGGATCACCGAGCTGAAGCGTGAGCTGGAGACGCTCCGTAAGATCATGCGCGGCTATGTCGTCCAAATCGACTCCCTCAACGCCGAAAACGGTCGCCTGCGCAACGAGAACGAACGCGTCACAGAGCAATACCGCCAGGCCTCCTCGGCCGCGGCGCAGCTTACGCGCGAGAAGGAGCACCTCACGGAGCGCGTCACGCTGGCCAGCCGACTCGAGGCCTCCGCCATCGCCGTCCGCCCCATCACCTCGCGCGGGAAGGACGCCAAGAAGATCGATAAGATCGCCCAGCTCGCCGTCTCCTTCCACGTGGCCAAAAACATCACCGCGCCCACGGGCGAAAAGACCATATATGTGCGCATCATGCGCCCCGACGATGACATCCTGACCAAACCCGGATCGGGCACCTTCGCCTTTGAGAACCGCAACATTGGTTACTCCATGAAGCGCACCGTGGAATATGCCGGTGAGGACTTGCCCGTCGTGATGTATTGGGACGTGGAGGAATACCTCTCGCCCGGCACCTACCGCGTCGACATCTTTGCCGACGGCCACCTGATCGGCCGCCGCTCCTTCACGCTCCAGAACTAA
- the guaA gene encoding glutamine-hydrolyzing GMP synthase — translation MHEKIIILDFGSQTTQLIGRRIRELNTYCEILPYHSFPADDPTVRGVILSGSPYSVNNPDAFRIDTAALRGRYPVLGICYGAQLLAATAGGHVESAATREYGRALLAEVDANDPLLDGIRAGSQVWMSHGDTITRLPDTFRVIARTDDVEAAAFRVDGEQTWGVQFHPEVFHTEGGTRLLDNFLTLCGCARDWTPASFIESTVAELKAQLGDDRVILALSGGVDSSVTAVLLHRAIGSRLTCIFVDHGLLRKNEFENVLRDYEHLGLNVIGVDAKAKFYRELAGVTDPEQKRKIIGRGFIDVFDEEAHKLHDIRWLGQGTIYPDVIESLSVTGTVIKSHHNVGGLPEKMQLKLVEPLRLLFKDEVRRVGAELGMMPHLLKRHPFPGPGLGIRILGEVTPEKVRILQDADDIYISLLREWGLYDEVWQAGTILLPIRSVGVMGDERTYENTIALRAVTSTDAMTADWAQLPYDFLAKVSNEIINKVKGVNRVVYDISSKPPATIEWE, via the coding sequence ATGCACGAAAAGATCATCATCCTCGACTTTGGCTCGCAGACTACGCAGCTCATCGGCCGCCGCATCCGCGAGCTCAACACCTACTGCGAGATCCTGCCCTACCACAGCTTCCCGGCCGACGACCCCACGGTCCGCGGCGTCATCCTCTCCGGCAGCCCCTATTCGGTGAATAACCCCGACGCCTTCCGGATCGATACGGCGGCCCTACGCGGGCGATACCCTGTGCTCGGCATCTGCTACGGCGCACAACTGCTGGCCGCTACGGCCGGAGGACACGTCGAGTCGGCCGCTACGCGCGAATACGGCCGCGCACTCCTCGCCGAGGTCGACGCCAACGATCCTCTGCTCGACGGCATCCGGGCTGGATCGCAGGTGTGGATGTCGCACGGCGACACGATCACACGGCTGCCGGACACCTTCCGCGTCATTGCCCGCACGGACGATGTGGAGGCGGCTGCCTTCCGCGTCGATGGCGAGCAGACCTGGGGCGTACAGTTCCACCCCGAAGTCTTCCACACCGAGGGCGGCACGCGTCTGCTCGACAACTTCCTCACCCTGTGCGGTTGCGCCCGCGACTGGACGCCGGCCTCCTTCATCGAATCCACCGTGGCCGAACTGAAGGCCCAACTCGGCGACGACCGTGTCATTCTGGCGCTCTCCGGTGGCGTCGACTCGTCCGTCACGGCCGTTCTGCTCCACCGCGCCATCGGCAGCCGCCTGACGTGCATCTTCGTCGACCACGGCCTGCTTCGCAAAAACGAGTTTGAGAACGTGCTCCGCGATTACGAGCATCTCGGACTGAACGTGATCGGCGTCGACGCCAAGGCGAAGTTCTACCGCGAGCTGGCCGGTGTCACCGACCCCGAGCAGAAGCGTAAGATTATCGGCCGGGGCTTCATCGACGTCTTCGACGAGGAGGCGCACAAGCTGCACGACATACGCTGGCTCGGTCAGGGCACGATCTATCCGGACGTCATCGAGTCACTCTCCGTCACGGGTACGGTGATCAAGAGTCATCACAACGTGGGCGGCCTGCCGGAGAAGATGCAGCTGAAGCTCGTCGAGCCGCTGCGTTTGCTCTTCAAGGATGAGGTGCGCCGCGTGGGCGCTGAACTGGGCATGATGCCCCACCTGTTGAAGCGTCACCCCTTCCCCGGCCCGGGCCTCGGCATACGCATCCTCGGCGAGGTGACGCCCGAGAAGGTGCGCATCCTCCAAGACGCCGACGACATCTACATCTCCCTCCTCCGCGAGTGGGGGCTCTACGACGAGGTTTGGCAGGCCGGCACCATCCTGCTGCCGATCCGCTCCGTCGGTGTGATGGGCGACGAGCGGACGTATGAGAACACCATCGCCCTGCGCGCCGTCACCTCCACCGACGCCATGACGGCCGACTGGGCGCAGCTGCCCTACGACTTCCTGGCCAAGGTCTCGAACGAGATCATCAACAAGGTGAAGGGCGTCAATCGCGTCGTCTACGACATCAGTTCCAAGCCGCCCGCGACGATCGAGTGGGAGTGA
- a CDS encoding ABC transporter permease, translating to MFDFDDIREILSTMRKNRLRTFLTGFSVAWGIFILIILLAAGNGLRNGVMYNFSNFSANRVEVWPNYTTKPWQGIRENRRLTLRNADVEHLGTDFPEVEYYSGRIDHSDTLAYNKEYVNGNLSGVAPDFASIDFIIPTRGRFINEIDMQQRRKAIVLSPRMAEVLFHEEDPIGRYVRIGRMMFQVVGVYRDKEMNNNKPAYIPFTTAQQLFRSGMEVDDLIFTVRGIKSEEENTAFEQRFRTAMALRHHFDPSDTGALGMWNTGDDFRMFDLILSGLMMFIWIVGISTLMAGIVGVSNIMLVTVRERTREFGIRKAIGAGPASILRLIIIESILVTTLFGYVGMVAGIGVTELIDYGMTMAGMNADTGGGTGNLSIFRHPTVSLGIATSATVLLIIAGVAAGYFPARKAVSIPAVEAMRSE from the coding sequence ATGTTCGACTTCGATGACATTCGTGAGATCCTCAGCACGATGCGCAAGAACCGCTTGCGCACCTTCCTCACCGGCTTCTCCGTAGCCTGGGGTATCTTCATCCTCATCATCCTGCTGGCCGCCGGCAACGGTCTGCGCAACGGCGTGATGTACAACTTCAGCAACTTCTCCGCCAACCGTGTCGAGGTGTGGCCCAACTACACCACCAAGCCCTGGCAAGGCATCCGCGAGAACCGCCGCCTAACCTTACGCAACGCCGACGTGGAGCACCTGGGCACCGACTTCCCCGAGGTGGAGTACTACTCCGGCCGCATCGACCATAGCGACACGTTGGCCTACAATAAGGAATACGTCAACGGCAACCTGAGCGGCGTCGCACCCGACTTTGCCTCCATCGACTTTATCATCCCCACCCGCGGACGCTTCATCAACGAGATCGACATGCAGCAACGCCGCAAAGCGATCGTCCTCAGCCCACGCATGGCCGAGGTGCTTTTCCACGAGGAGGATCCCATTGGGCGCTACGTGCGCATTGGCCGCATGATGTTCCAAGTCGTCGGCGTCTATCGCGACAAGGAGATGAACAACAACAAGCCCGCCTACATCCCCTTCACCACCGCCCAGCAACTCTTCCGCAGCGGTATGGAGGTGGACGATCTGATCTTCACCGTGCGTGGCATCAAGTCTGAAGAAGAGAACACCGCCTTCGAGCAACGCTTCCGCACCGCCATGGCCCTCCGCCACCACTTCGACCCCTCGGACACGGGCGCCCTCGGCATGTGGAACACGGGCGACGACTTCCGCATGTTCGACCTTATCCTCAGCGGCCTGATGATGTTTATCTGGATCGTGGGCATCAGCACACTCATGGCCGGCATCGTGGGCGTGAGCAACATCATGCTCGTCACCGTTCGCGAACGGACGCGTGAGTTCGGCATCCGCAAAGCCATCGGCGCCGGCCCCGCCTCCATCCTGCGGCTCATCATCATCGAGTCCATCCTTGTCACCACGCTCTTCGGTTACGTGGGCATGGTGGCCGGTATCGGCGTGACTGAGCTGATTGATTACGGAATGACGATGGCCGGCATGAACGCTGACACGGGCGGTGGCACGGGCAACCTCTCCATCTTCCGCCACCCCACCGTCAGCCTCGGCATCGCCACCTCCGCCACCGTACTGCTCATCATAGCCGGCGTCGCAGCCGGATATTTCCCCGCCCGCAAAGCCGTAAGTATCCCCGCCGTTGAGGCCATGAGGAGTGAATAA
- a CDS encoding ABC transporter ATP-binding protein produces the protein MIIRLQGINKTYYNGAPLHVLKGIDLGIERGEMVSIMGASGSGKSTLLNILGILDTYDSGEYYLDDLLIRDLSESRAAELRNRMIGFIFQSFNLISFKNAMENVALPLYYQGVPRKQRNALALDYLERVGLRDWAEHLPSEMSGGQKQRVAIARALIARPQVILADEPTGALDSKTTIEVMELLRAVNREGMTMVIVTHEPSVAEATDRVVHVKDGLIVAND, from the coding sequence ATGATTATCCGACTACAAGGAATCAACAAGACCTACTACAACGGCGCCCCGCTGCATGTACTCAAGGGAATTGATCTCGGCATCGAACGTGGCGAGATGGTCTCCATCATGGGCGCCTCCGGGTCGGGCAAGAGCACCCTGCTCAACATCCTCGGCATCCTCGACACTTACGACTCGGGCGAGTATTACCTCGACGACCTACTTATCCGTGACCTCAGCGAAAGCCGCGCCGCCGAGCTACGCAATCGCATGATCGGCTTCATCTTCCAGTCCTTCAACCTCATTTCCTTCAAAAACGCGATGGAGAACGTGGCCCTGCCGCTCTACTATCAGGGCGTGCCGCGCAAGCAGCGCAACGCCTTGGCGCTGGACTACCTCGAGCGTGTCGGCCTCCGCGATTGGGCCGAACACCTGCCCAGCGAGATGTCCGGCGGACAAAAGCAACGCGTGGCCATCGCTCGCGCACTCATTGCCCGCCCGCAGGTGATCCTGGCCGACGAGCCCACGGGCGCGCTAGACAGCAAGACGACCATCGAGGTGATGGAGCTCCTGCGCGCCGTCAACCGCGAAGGCATGACGATGGTCATCGTCACCCACGAACCCTCCGTGGCCGAAGCTACCGACCGCGTAGTACATGTCAAGGACGGACTGATTGTGGCTAATGATTGA